One Tenebrio molitor chromosome 2, icTenMoli1.1, whole genome shotgun sequence genomic region harbors:
- the Pdk gene encoding pyruvate dehydrogenase (acetyl-transferring) kinase, mitochondrial isoform X2, translating to MKLTPRNCQSIAKILDFYSQFNPSPLSIKKFIDFGLNASEQKSFIFLRKELPVRLANIMKEIALLPENLLRMPSVIAVNDWYIRSFQEIIEFEKKEISAKNLTYFCDSLVKIRNRHADVVETMAQGVLELKESHDVDQHTEHSIQYFLDRFYMSRISIRMLINQHTLLFGGQLENAPGPNQSKYIGCIDPQCDIVSVIKDAYENARFLCDQYYLASPDLIINEAQHNELQEEGHINIVYVPSHLYHMLFELFKNAMRAVMEYHCSTDKYPPITITIAKGKEDISLKMSDRGGGIGRSTIDHLFKYMYSTAPQPSKSDAHTVPLAGYGYGLPISRLYARYFHGDLVLVSCEGHGTDAVIYLKALSNEANELLPIFNKTTSKFYRTIVQTGDWSNQAASVNQRAITGCYKKHQLPQESMTGAM from the exons GATTGAACGCGTCGGAGCAGAAGTCGTTCATCTTCCTGCGAAAGGAGTTGCCAGTCCGGTTGGCCAACATAATGAAGGAGATCGCCCTCCTCCCGGAAAACCTCCTCCGGATGCCGTCGGTGATCGCCGTGAACGACTGGTACATCCGCAGCTTCCAGGAGATCATCGAGTTCGAGAAGAAAGAGATCAGCGCAAAGAATCTGACTTATTTTTGTGATAGTTTAGTGAAAATCAGGAACAGACACGCCGACGTCGTCGAAACAATGGCGCAGGGGGTGTTAGAGTTGAAGGAGTCCCACGACGTGGACCAGCACACGGAACACAGTATTCAGTATTTCCTGGACAGGTTCTACATGTCGCGGATATCGATTCGGATGCTCATCAACCAACACA CGCTCCTCTTCGGGGGACAGTTAGAGAATGCACCGGGACCCAATCAGAGCAAGTACATAGGCTGCATCGATCCACAATGTGATATTGTCAGCGTGATCAAAGACGCTTACGAAAATGCACGGTTCCTATGCGATCAATATTACTTAGCATCGCCAGACTTAATCATTAATGAGGCTCAACACAACG AACTTCAAGAAGAAGGACACATCAATATCGTCTACGTCCCGTCACATCTCTACCACATGTTGTTCGAGCTGTTCAAGAACGCCATGAGGGCTGTCATGGAGTACCACTGCTCCACCGACAAGTACCCCCCGATCACGATCACCATTGCCAAAGGAAAAGAGGACATCTCGCTGAAG ATGTCTGACCGAGGAGGCGGCATTGGCCGCTCCACCATCGACCACCTATTCAAATACATGTATTCCACGGCCCCCCAGCCCAGCAAGTCGGACGCCCATACGGTGCCCTTGGCCGGGTACGGGTACGGTCTACCCATCTCAAGGTTATACGCCAGATACTTCCACGGAGATCTAGTCCTAGTATCGTGCGAAGGCCACGGCACCGACGCTGTGATTTATCTAAAA GCGTTGTCAAACGAGGCGAACGAGTTGCTCCCCATCTTCAACAAGACCACGTCGAAGTTCTACAGGACGATCGTCCAGACGGGCGACTGGTCCAACCAAGCGGCCAGCGTGAATCAAAGGGCAATCACTGGTTGTTACAAGAAGCACCAGCTGCCGCAGGAGTCGATGACGGGGGCCATGTAG
- the Dhfr gene encoding dihydrofolate reductase — protein MVVKFDLIAAACENMGIGKNKDLPWRLKSEMAFFTRMTSETVDKNKKNVVLMGRRTWDCIPPKFKPLTGRINFVMSRAGVDVEGNKDCYSFGSLEEVMDKLENGEFKEQYENVWVIGGSNIYEETMKSKYFHRLYLTKIMKHFDCDTFFPKINDGLVKVSDPRVPEDLQEENGIQFVYNIYENPNFNK, from the exons ATGGTTGtgaaatttgatttgataGCCGCGGCCTGTGAAAACATGGGCATAGGCAAGAACAAAGATCTGCCCTGGCGGTTAAA GTCTGAAATGGCGTTTTTTACTCGAATGACCAGTGAGACAGTTGATAAGAACAAAAAGAATGTTGTTCTGATGGGGCGCAGAACCTGGGACTGCATTCCCCCAAAGTTTAAGCCACTGACTGGtagaataaattttgtaatgtctAGAGCTGGAGTTGATGTGGAGGGGAACAAGGATTGTTACAGTTTTGGCAGTCTGGAGGAGGTTATGGATAAGCTAGAAAATGGGGAGTTCAAGGAACAGTATGAAAACGTGTGGGTAATTGGGGGTAGTAACATTTATGAA GAAACTATGAAGTCTAAGTATTTCCATCGGCTGTATTTGACCAAAATTATGAAACATTTTGACTGTGATACTttctttccaaaaattaacGACGGTTTGGTCAAAGTGAGTGACCCCAGAGTGCCTGAAGATCTTCAAGAAGAAAATGGAATCCAGTTTGTTTACAACATTTATGAGAACCccaattttaacaaataa
- the LOC138123939 gene encoding synaptic vesicle glycoprotein 2B-like isoform X2: MWMVDASGNDETINGRTTGVSSGSNGGATHNGEALVGFHEDALSQAAVGKAQLLLALVLGLGLAADCSELTILGYILPAAELQLCIDEHKKGWLVSITLLALAGGSLAWGILGDHLGRRRALISALSVAALFSAVATVMPTYGTFMTARFCSGLGVAGAFPLTFSYLSETCSRATRTRYTGLLHSFWPVGGIFTSLIAHLTMPTSGAEIVEDNREHWSSWHRFLILSILPTIGCIIGLIWASESPRYLLEASREVEALAVYQRLHRLNKARTQYGLTELELPGRSAYRERPMSPSRNLFGHGLESFREVFQRISSPTHFRTTLLLAALHLIVGFTYMGISAFSTSMIKQIKDQEYYSDRQYIFNRNFTGIVFNTTLENLQYKNTSFKNVTFKHINLNHVDFQNCTVDEAEFINVKTSITFFENSTIKNSRFVDTDLTNHHFVNCTLSNNTFMSLISDCIVDFDYNIYLDDLYEDTLAWAGSMFPALLFMGFILETAARPPLIFTTMGTASITSIGIFFWTNTFVVTLIELTVKIMLMCAVNAITMVVVEAYPCHLRCTAHGMMRSLFHLASLCAIPIYGMFSQTMLMFPAVITISLTFGAAIMSLKIQDNSKVLL; encoded by the exons ATGGTGGATGCCAGTGGTAATGACGAGACCATAAACGGGCGCACAACTGGGG TATCGTCTGGGAGCAATGGTGGGGCGACTCACAACGGCGAAGCTCTGGTCGGCTTCCACGAAGACGCTTTGTCTCAAGCTGCTGTAGGAAAAGCCCAGCTTCTGTTGGCCCTTGTCCTGGGGCTGGGCCTGGCGGCTGATTGCTCCGAACTGACAATCCTGGGCTACATTCTGCCAGCTGCGGAGCTACAACTATGCATAGACGAACACAAGAAGGGGTGGCTGGTCTCCATCACGCTTCTGGCCCTCGCGGGGGGCTCGCTCGCGTGGGGGATCCTCGGAGACCATCTGGGCCGTCGGAGGGCTCTGATCAGCGCCCTCTCGGTGGCGGCGCTCTTCTCGGCGGTGGCGACGGTCATGCCCACCTACGGCACATTCATGACGGCTAG ATTCTGTTCTGGTCTGGGAGTCGCCGGCGCTTTCCCTCTGACGTTCAGTTATCTTTCGGAAACTTGCTCCCGTGCTACGCGCACCCGGTACACGGGGCTCTTGCACTCCTTCTGGCCGGTGGGGGGCATCTTCACCTCTCTGATAGCCCACCTGACGATGCCCACAAGCGGTGCCGAGATAGTCGAGGACAACCGCGAGCACTGGAGCTCCTGGCACCGCTTCCTCATCCTGAGCATCCTCCCGACCATCGGCTGCATAATCGGGTTGATCTGGGCCTCGGAGTCGCCGAGGTATCTCTTGGAGGCCTCCAGGGAGGTCGAGGCTTTGGCTGTGTATCAGAGGCTGCACAGGCTGAACAAGGCGCGCACGCAGTACGGCCTGACGGAGCTGGAGCTCCCGGGGAGGAGCGCGTACAGAGAGCGGCCGATGAGTCCGTCGAGGAACCTCTTCGGCCACGGTCTGGAGTCT TTTCGCGAAGTGTTCCAGAGGATCTCCTCTCCGACGCACTTCCGCACCACTCTGCTTCTCGCAGCCTTGCACCTGATCGTAGGGTTCACCTACATGGGCATATCAGCTTTTTCGACGTCCATGATCAAGCAGATCAAAGATCAAGAATATTATTCAGATAGGCAATATATctttaatagaaattttacAGGAATCGTTTTCAACACCACACTAGAGAATCTCCAGTACAAAAACACGTCTTTCAAGAACGTTACTTTCAAACATATCAACCTGAATCATGTAGATTTCCAAAACTGCACAGTCGACGAAGCCGAATTTATCAACGTCAAGACGTCCATCACCTTCTTCGAGAACTCCACGATCAAGAACTCCAGGTTTGTGGACACGGACCTCACCAACCACCATTTCGTCAACTGCACTCTGAGCAACAACACCTTCATGTCGCTGATTTCGGATTGCATCGTCGACTTCGATTACAACATCTACTTGGACGACTTGTACGAAGACACCCTCGCTTGGGCCGGCTCCATGTTCCCGGCGCTGCTCTTCATGGGTTTCATCCTAGAGACCGCGGCTCGCCCGCCTCTCATCTTCACCACCATGGGCACCGCCAGCATCACCTCTATAGGAATCTTCTTCTGGACTAACACCTTCGTCGTCACCCTGATCGAGCTGACGGTGAAGATCATGCTGATGTGCGCGGTCAACGCCATCACCATGGTCGTTGTTGAGGCTTATCCGTGCCACCTGAG ATGCACGGCCCACGGCATGATGCGCAGCCTGTTCCACTTAGCGTCCCTTTGTGCCATTCCCATCTACGGCATGTTCAGCCAGACGATGTTGATGTTTCCCGCTGTGATCACCATTTCTTTGACGTTTGGCGCCGCGATCATGTCCTTGAAGATACAAGACAACAGCAAAGTTCTTCTGTAA
- the Pdk gene encoding pyruvate dehydrogenase (acetyl-transferring) kinase, mitochondrial isoform X1 — MKLTPRNCQSIAKILDFYSQFNPSPLSIKKFIDFGLNASEQKSFIFLRKELPVRLANIMKEIALLPENLLRMPSVIAVNDWYIRSFQEIIEFEKKEISAKNLTYFCDSLVKIRNRHADVVETMAQGVLELKESHDVDQHTEHSIQYFLDRFYMSRISIRMLINQHTLLFGGQLENAPGPNQSKYIGCIDPQCDIVSVIKDAYENARFLCDQYYLASPDLIINEAQHNGEYSAVVGDAIDAQLFTELQEEGHINIVYVPSHLYHMLFELFKNAMRAVMEYHCSTDKYPPITITIAKGKEDISLKMSDRGGGIGRSTIDHLFKYMYSTAPQPSKSDAHTVPLAGYGYGLPISRLYARYFHGDLVLVSCEGHGTDAVIYLKALSNEANELLPIFNKTTSKFYRTIVQTGDWSNQAASVNQRAITGCYKKHQLPQESMTGAM; from the exons GATTGAACGCGTCGGAGCAGAAGTCGTTCATCTTCCTGCGAAAGGAGTTGCCAGTCCGGTTGGCCAACATAATGAAGGAGATCGCCCTCCTCCCGGAAAACCTCCTCCGGATGCCGTCGGTGATCGCCGTGAACGACTGGTACATCCGCAGCTTCCAGGAGATCATCGAGTTCGAGAAGAAAGAGATCAGCGCAAAGAATCTGACTTATTTTTGTGATAGTTTAGTGAAAATCAGGAACAGACACGCCGACGTCGTCGAAACAATGGCGCAGGGGGTGTTAGAGTTGAAGGAGTCCCACGACGTGGACCAGCACACGGAACACAGTATTCAGTATTTCCTGGACAGGTTCTACATGTCGCGGATATCGATTCGGATGCTCATCAACCAACACA CGCTCCTCTTCGGGGGACAGTTAGAGAATGCACCGGGACCCAATCAGAGCAAGTACATAGGCTGCATCGATCCACAATGTGATATTGTCAGCGTGATCAAAGACGCTTACGAAAATGCACGGTTCCTATGCGATCAATATTACTTAGCATCGCCAGACTTAATCATTAATGAGGCTCAACACAACGGTGAGTACAGTGCGGTGGTTGGGGACGCAATCGATGCCCAGCTTTTTACAGAACTTCAAGAAGAAGGACACATCAATATCGTCTACGTCCCGTCACATCTCTACCACATGTTGTTCGAGCTGTTCAAGAACGCCATGAGGGCTGTCATGGAGTACCACTGCTCCACCGACAAGTACCCCCCGATCACGATCACCATTGCCAAAGGAAAAGAGGACATCTCGCTGAAG ATGTCTGACCGAGGAGGCGGCATTGGCCGCTCCACCATCGACCACCTATTCAAATACATGTATTCCACGGCCCCCCAGCCCAGCAAGTCGGACGCCCATACGGTGCCCTTGGCCGGGTACGGGTACGGTCTACCCATCTCAAGGTTATACGCCAGATACTTCCACGGAGATCTAGTCCTAGTATCGTGCGAAGGCCACGGCACCGACGCTGTGATTTATCTAAAA GCGTTGTCAAACGAGGCGAACGAGTTGCTCCCCATCTTCAACAAGACCACGTCGAAGTTCTACAGGACGATCGTCCAGACGGGCGACTGGTCCAACCAAGCGGCCAGCGTGAATCAAAGGGCAATCACTGGTTGTTACAAGAAGCACCAGCTGCCGCAGGAGTCGATGACGGGGGCCATGTAG
- the LOC138123939 gene encoding synaptic vesicle glycoprotein 2B-like isoform X3 gives MVDASGNDETINGRTTGVSSGSNGGATHNGEALVGFHEDALSQAAVGKAQLLLALVLGLGLAADCSELTILGYILPAAELQLCIDEHKKGWLVSITLLALAGGSLAWGILGDHLGRRRALISALSVAALFSAVATVMPTYGTFMTARFCSGLGVAGAFPLTFSYLSETCSRATRTRYTGLLHSFWPVGGIFTSLIAHLTMPTSGAEIVEDNREHWSSWHRFLILSILPTIGCIIGLIWASESPRYLLEASREVEALAVYQRLHRLNKARTQYGLTELELPGRSAYRERPMSPSRNLFGHGLESFREVFQRISSPTHFRTTLLLAALHLIVGFTYMGISAFSTSMIKQIKDQEYYSDRQYIFNRNFTGIVFNTTLENLQYKNTSFKNVTFKHINLNHVDFQNCTVDEAEFINVKTSITFFENSTIKNSRFVDTDLTNHHFVNCTLSNNTFMSLISDCIVDFDYNIYLDDLYEDTLAWAGSMFPALLFMGFILETAARPPLIFTTMGTASITSIGIFFWTNTFVVTLIELTVKIMLMCAVNAITMVVVEAYPCHLRCTAHGMMRSLFHLASLCAIPIYGMFSQTMLMFPAVITISLTFGAAIMSLKIQDNSKVLL, from the exons ATGGTGGATGCCAGTGGTAATGACGAGACCATAAACGGGCGCACAACTGGGG TATCGTCTGGGAGCAATGGTGGGGCGACTCACAACGGCGAAGCTCTGGTCGGCTTCCACGAAGACGCTTTGTCTCAAGCTGCTGTAGGAAAAGCCCAGCTTCTGTTGGCCCTTGTCCTGGGGCTGGGCCTGGCGGCTGATTGCTCCGAACTGACAATCCTGGGCTACATTCTGCCAGCTGCGGAGCTACAACTATGCATAGACGAACACAAGAAGGGGTGGCTGGTCTCCATCACGCTTCTGGCCCTCGCGGGGGGCTCGCTCGCGTGGGGGATCCTCGGAGACCATCTGGGCCGTCGGAGGGCTCTGATCAGCGCCCTCTCGGTGGCGGCGCTCTTCTCGGCGGTGGCGACGGTCATGCCCACCTACGGCACATTCATGACGGCTAG ATTCTGTTCTGGTCTGGGAGTCGCCGGCGCTTTCCCTCTGACGTTCAGTTATCTTTCGGAAACTTGCTCCCGTGCTACGCGCACCCGGTACACGGGGCTCTTGCACTCCTTCTGGCCGGTGGGGGGCATCTTCACCTCTCTGATAGCCCACCTGACGATGCCCACAAGCGGTGCCGAGATAGTCGAGGACAACCGCGAGCACTGGAGCTCCTGGCACCGCTTCCTCATCCTGAGCATCCTCCCGACCATCGGCTGCATAATCGGGTTGATCTGGGCCTCGGAGTCGCCGAGGTATCTCTTGGAGGCCTCCAGGGAGGTCGAGGCTTTGGCTGTGTATCAGAGGCTGCACAGGCTGAACAAGGCGCGCACGCAGTACGGCCTGACGGAGCTGGAGCTCCCGGGGAGGAGCGCGTACAGAGAGCGGCCGATGAGTCCGTCGAGGAACCTCTTCGGCCACGGTCTGGAGTCT TTTCGCGAAGTGTTCCAGAGGATCTCCTCTCCGACGCACTTCCGCACCACTCTGCTTCTCGCAGCCTTGCACCTGATCGTAGGGTTCACCTACATGGGCATATCAGCTTTTTCGACGTCCATGATCAAGCAGATCAAAGATCAAGAATATTATTCAGATAGGCAATATATctttaatagaaattttacAGGAATCGTTTTCAACACCACACTAGAGAATCTCCAGTACAAAAACACGTCTTTCAAGAACGTTACTTTCAAACATATCAACCTGAATCATGTAGATTTCCAAAACTGCACAGTCGACGAAGCCGAATTTATCAACGTCAAGACGTCCATCACCTTCTTCGAGAACTCCACGATCAAGAACTCCAGGTTTGTGGACACGGACCTCACCAACCACCATTTCGTCAACTGCACTCTGAGCAACAACACCTTCATGTCGCTGATTTCGGATTGCATCGTCGACTTCGATTACAACATCTACTTGGACGACTTGTACGAAGACACCCTCGCTTGGGCCGGCTCCATGTTCCCGGCGCTGCTCTTCATGGGTTTCATCCTAGAGACCGCGGCTCGCCCGCCTCTCATCTTCACCACCATGGGCACCGCCAGCATCACCTCTATAGGAATCTTCTTCTGGACTAACACCTTCGTCGTCACCCTGATCGAGCTGACGGTGAAGATCATGCTGATGTGCGCGGTCAACGCCATCACCATGGTCGTTGTTGAGGCTTATCCGTGCCACCTGAG ATGCACGGCCCACGGCATGATGCGCAGCCTGTTCCACTTAGCGTCCCTTTGTGCCATTCCCATCTACGGCATGTTCAGCCAGACGATGTTGATGTTTCCCGCTGTGATCACCATTTCTTTGACGTTTGGCGCCGCGATCATGTCCTTGAAGATACAAGACAACAGCAAAGTTCTTCTGTAA
- the LOC138123939 gene encoding synaptic vesicle glycoprotein 2B-like isoform X1, with the protein MCEESACLVPPLEQNQNGPSESRLSSGSNGGATHNGEALVGFHEDALSQAAVGKAQLLLALVLGLGLAADCSELTILGYILPAAELQLCIDEHKKGWLVSITLLALAGGSLAWGILGDHLGRRRALISALSVAALFSAVATVMPTYGTFMTARFCSGLGVAGAFPLTFSYLSETCSRATRTRYTGLLHSFWPVGGIFTSLIAHLTMPTSGAEIVEDNREHWSSWHRFLILSILPTIGCIIGLIWASESPRYLLEASREVEALAVYQRLHRLNKARTQYGLTELELPGRSAYRERPMSPSRNLFGHGLESFREVFQRISSPTHFRTTLLLAALHLIVGFTYMGISAFSTSMIKQIKDQEYYSDRQYIFNRNFTGIVFNTTLENLQYKNTSFKNVTFKHINLNHVDFQNCTVDEAEFINVKTSITFFENSTIKNSRFVDTDLTNHHFVNCTLSNNTFMSLISDCIVDFDYNIYLDDLYEDTLAWAGSMFPALLFMGFILETAARPPLIFTTMGTASITSIGIFFWTNTFVVTLIELTVKIMLMCAVNAITMVVVEAYPCHLRCTAHGMMRSLFHLASLCAIPIYGMFSQTMLMFPAVITISLTFGAAIMSLKIQDNSKVLL; encoded by the exons ATGTGTGAGGAATCCGCATGCTTGGTACCTCCGTTGGAACAGAATCAGAATGGGCCATCCGAATCCCGAC TATCGTCTGGGAGCAATGGTGGGGCGACTCACAACGGCGAAGCTCTGGTCGGCTTCCACGAAGACGCTTTGTCTCAAGCTGCTGTAGGAAAAGCCCAGCTTCTGTTGGCCCTTGTCCTGGGGCTGGGCCTGGCGGCTGATTGCTCCGAACTGACAATCCTGGGCTACATTCTGCCAGCTGCGGAGCTACAACTATGCATAGACGAACACAAGAAGGGGTGGCTGGTCTCCATCACGCTTCTGGCCCTCGCGGGGGGCTCGCTCGCGTGGGGGATCCTCGGAGACCATCTGGGCCGTCGGAGGGCTCTGATCAGCGCCCTCTCGGTGGCGGCGCTCTTCTCGGCGGTGGCGACGGTCATGCCCACCTACGGCACATTCATGACGGCTAG ATTCTGTTCTGGTCTGGGAGTCGCCGGCGCTTTCCCTCTGACGTTCAGTTATCTTTCGGAAACTTGCTCCCGTGCTACGCGCACCCGGTACACGGGGCTCTTGCACTCCTTCTGGCCGGTGGGGGGCATCTTCACCTCTCTGATAGCCCACCTGACGATGCCCACAAGCGGTGCCGAGATAGTCGAGGACAACCGCGAGCACTGGAGCTCCTGGCACCGCTTCCTCATCCTGAGCATCCTCCCGACCATCGGCTGCATAATCGGGTTGATCTGGGCCTCGGAGTCGCCGAGGTATCTCTTGGAGGCCTCCAGGGAGGTCGAGGCTTTGGCTGTGTATCAGAGGCTGCACAGGCTGAACAAGGCGCGCACGCAGTACGGCCTGACGGAGCTGGAGCTCCCGGGGAGGAGCGCGTACAGAGAGCGGCCGATGAGTCCGTCGAGGAACCTCTTCGGCCACGGTCTGGAGTCT TTTCGCGAAGTGTTCCAGAGGATCTCCTCTCCGACGCACTTCCGCACCACTCTGCTTCTCGCAGCCTTGCACCTGATCGTAGGGTTCACCTACATGGGCATATCAGCTTTTTCGACGTCCATGATCAAGCAGATCAAAGATCAAGAATATTATTCAGATAGGCAATATATctttaatagaaattttacAGGAATCGTTTTCAACACCACACTAGAGAATCTCCAGTACAAAAACACGTCTTTCAAGAACGTTACTTTCAAACATATCAACCTGAATCATGTAGATTTCCAAAACTGCACAGTCGACGAAGCCGAATTTATCAACGTCAAGACGTCCATCACCTTCTTCGAGAACTCCACGATCAAGAACTCCAGGTTTGTGGACACGGACCTCACCAACCACCATTTCGTCAACTGCACTCTGAGCAACAACACCTTCATGTCGCTGATTTCGGATTGCATCGTCGACTTCGATTACAACATCTACTTGGACGACTTGTACGAAGACACCCTCGCTTGGGCCGGCTCCATGTTCCCGGCGCTGCTCTTCATGGGTTTCATCCTAGAGACCGCGGCTCGCCCGCCTCTCATCTTCACCACCATGGGCACCGCCAGCATCACCTCTATAGGAATCTTCTTCTGGACTAACACCTTCGTCGTCACCCTGATCGAGCTGACGGTGAAGATCATGCTGATGTGCGCGGTCAACGCCATCACCATGGTCGTTGTTGAGGCTTATCCGTGCCACCTGAG ATGCACGGCCCACGGCATGATGCGCAGCCTGTTCCACTTAGCGTCCCTTTGTGCCATTCCCATCTACGGCATGTTCAGCCAGACGATGTTGATGTTTCCCGCTGTGATCACCATTTCTTTGACGTTTGGCGCCGCGATCATGTCCTTGAAGATACAAGACAACAGCAAAGTTCTTCTGTAA